In Streptomyces sp. NBC_00878, a single window of DNA contains:
- a CDS encoding class E sortase produces the protein MAATTDHEEHTDARASSPAPRRRGGRIAAAVSVFGELLITAGLILGLFVAYSLWWTNVVADRAADKQGDKVRDHWAEDRGPVGLDTKDGIGFLHVPAMNSGEVLVKKGTSTKSLNNGIAGYYTDPVKSALPQDKKGNFSLAAHRDGHGAKFHNIDKLKKGDAIVFETKDDWYVYKVYATLPETSKFNVKVLAPVPKESGKKKAGRYITLTTCTPVYTSRYRYVVWGELDRVEKVNDERTPPPELR, from the coding sequence GTGGCAGCGACGACCGACCACGAAGAGCACACGGACGCCCGGGCGTCCTCGCCCGCGCCGCGGCGCCGCGGCGGCCGGATCGCGGCGGCGGTCAGCGTCTTCGGTGAACTCCTCATCACGGCGGGGCTGATCCTCGGCCTGTTCGTCGCCTACTCGCTGTGGTGGACGAACGTCGTCGCGGACCGGGCGGCCGACAAGCAGGGCGACAAGGTGCGCGACCACTGGGCGGAGGACCGCGGCCCGGTCGGTCTGGACACCAAGGACGGCATCGGCTTCCTGCACGTCCCGGCGATGAACAGCGGCGAGGTGCTGGTCAAGAAGGGCACCTCCACCAAGTCCCTCAACAACGGCATCGCCGGCTACTACACCGACCCCGTCAAGTCCGCCCTCCCGCAGGACAAGAAGGGCAACTTCTCGCTGGCCGCCCACCGCGACGGCCACGGCGCCAAGTTCCACAACATCGACAAGCTCAAGAAGGGCGACGCGATCGTCTTCGAGACCAAGGACGACTGGTACGTCTACAAGGTCTACGCGACCCTCCCCGAGACGTCGAAGTTCAACGTCAAGGTCCTCGCGCCCGTCCCCAAGGAATCGGGCAAGAAGAAGGCGGGCCGCTACATCACGCTCACGACCTGCACGCCCGTCTACACGTCCCGCTACCGGTACGTCGTGTGGGGCGAGCTGGATCGTGTGGAGAAGGTCAACGACGAGCGCACGCCGCCGCCGGAGCTGCGCTAG
- the pknB gene encoding Stk1 family PASTA domain-containing Ser/Thr kinase, which translates to MEEPRRLGGRYELGHVLGRGGMAEVHLAHDTRLGRTVAVKTLRADLARDPSFQARFRREAQSAASLNHPAIVAVYDTGEDYIEGISIPYIVMEYVDGSTLRELLHSGRKLLPERAMEMTIGILQALEYSHRAGIVHRDIKPANVMLTRNGQVKVMDFGIARAMGDSGMTMTQTSAVIGTAQYLSPEQAKGEQVDARSDLYSAGCLLYELLTVRPPFIGDSPVAVAYQHVREEPQPPSVFDPEITPEMDAIVLKALTKDPDYRYQSADEMRIDIEACLDGQPVAATAAMGSVGYGGYPDDRPTTALRSTDAQATSMLPPMSPDDGGFGYDDRAGRRRQPKKSNTSTILLVVAGALVLVGAILIGKWAFTGDGGSDDEAFPAPNFVGRTLDEAKKMAVNRELNLTTESKPCENTPKNSICAQNPKAETQVKKNDTITLTVSTGAPKVAVPNVIDDPVDEATEKLEDDKYGFKVETETKESSEEPGTVLEQDPTAGKEVEKGTVVTLTIAKEKEQVTVPDVSGLSCDDAKARMEQNDLKGTCNDVETDDQNLVGKVIATVPAANSQADPGDTVTIQIGKAAEEQKFAMPKVTQLTLAQAKQVLAQNQLQLGNIQGSQDDNSIVLASNPQEGQQVKAGDKVTLGTVDAGQQNNGGNGNGGLFGGTSGVVRSEDD; encoded by the coding sequence ATGGAAGAGCCGCGTCGCCTCGGCGGCCGGTACGAGCTGGGCCACGTGCTCGGCCGTGGTGGCATGGCGGAGGTACACCTCGCCCATGACACCCGGCTCGGCCGCACGGTGGCGGTGAAGACGCTGCGAGCCGACCTCGCACGTGACCCGTCGTTCCAGGCCCGGTTCCGCCGGGAGGCCCAGTCGGCCGCCTCGCTCAACCATCCCGCGATCGTCGCCGTGTACGACACGGGTGAGGACTACATCGAGGGCATCTCCATCCCGTACATCGTGATGGAGTACGTCGACGGGTCCACGCTGAGAGAGCTGCTGCACTCCGGGCGCAAACTGCTGCCCGAGCGGGCCATGGAGATGACCATCGGCATCCTCCAGGCACTCGAGTACTCGCACCGCGCGGGCATCGTCCACCGCGACATCAAGCCGGCGAACGTCATGCTGACGCGCAACGGCCAGGTCAAGGTCATGGACTTCGGCATCGCCCGCGCCATGGGCGACTCCGGCATGACGATGACGCAGACCTCGGCGGTCATAGGGACGGCGCAGTACCTCTCGCCGGAGCAGGCCAAGGGCGAGCAGGTCGACGCCCGCTCCGACCTGTACTCGGCGGGATGTCTGCTGTACGAGCTCCTGACGGTCCGCCCGCCGTTCATCGGGGACTCCCCGGTCGCCGTGGCGTACCAGCACGTGCGCGAGGAGCCGCAGCCGCCGAGCGTCTTCGACCCCGAGATCACGCCCGAGATGGATGCCATCGTCCTGAAGGCGCTCACCAAGGACCCGGACTACCGGTACCAGTCCGCCGACGAGATGCGCATCGACATCGAGGCCTGCCTCGACGGCCAGCCCGTCGCGGCGACGGCGGCCATGGGCTCCGTGGGCTACGGCGGCTACCCCGACGACCGGCCCACCACCGCGCTGCGCTCCACGGACGCGCAGGCCACGTCCATGCTGCCCCCGATGAGCCCGGACGACGGCGGCTTCGGCTACGACGACCGCGCCGGGCGCCGACGCCAGCCGAAGAAGAGCAACACCTCGACGATCCTGCTGGTCGTCGCGGGCGCGCTCGTCCTGGTCGGCGCGATCCTCATCGGCAAGTGGGCGTTCACTGGGGACGGCGGGTCGGACGACGAGGCGTTCCCGGCGCCGAACTTCGTCGGCCGGACTCTGGACGAGGCCAAGAAGATGGCCGTCAACCGTGAGCTGAACCTGACGACCGAGTCCAAGCCCTGCGAGAACACCCCGAAGAACAGTATCTGCGCCCAGAACCCGAAGGCGGAGACCCAGGTCAAGAAGAACGACACGATCACGCTGACGGTGTCGACGGGGGCGCCGAAGGTCGCCGTCCCGAACGTCATCGACGACCCGGTCGACGAGGCCACCGAGAAGCTTGAGGACGACAAGTACGGCTTCAAGGTCGAGACGGAGACCAAGGAGTCCAGCGAGGAGCCCGGCACGGTCCTCGAACAGGACCCGACGGCGGGTAAGGAGGTGGAGAAGGGGACCGTGGTCACCCTCACCATCGCCAAGGAGAAGGAGCAGGTCACCGTTCCGGACGTCAGCGGCCTGAGCTGTGACGACGCCAAGGCGCGGATGGAGCAGAACGACCTCAAGGGCACCTGCAACGATGTGGAGACCGACGACCAGAACCTGGTCGGCAAGGTCATCGCGACGGTGCCCGCAGCCAACTCGCAGGCCGACCCCGGCGACACGGTGACGATCCAGATCGGCAAGGCGGCGGAGGAGCAGAAGTTCGCCATGCCGAAGGTGACCCAGCTGACCCTCGCCCAGGCCAAGCAGGTTCTCGCGCAGAACCAGCTCCAGCTTGGCAACATCCAGGGGTCGCAGGACGACAACTCCATCGTCCTCGCCAGCAACCCGCAGGAGGGCCAGCAGGTGAAGGCCGGCGACAAGGTCACCCTCGGCACGGTCGATGCCGGTCAACAGAACAACGGCGGCAACGGCAACGGCGGCCTGTTCGGAGGCACCAGCGGGGTAGTCCGCAGCGAAGACGACTGA
- a CDS encoding penicillin-binding protein 2 yields the protein MNKPLRRIALFCGLLVLALLVRDNWLQYVMAEDLKNDPKNRRVSIARYASPRGDIIVDGNPITGSTKTSGDGYNDFEYKRTYKDGPMWAPVTGYASQAFGATQLESIDDGILTGNDDRLFFRRTLDMITGKKQEGGNVVTTLNAAAQKAAYNGLVKQGKGAVAAIDPETGAILALASTPSYDPSSFAGNTTKGDGAAWEKLQKKNDPDNPMLNRALREIYPPGSTFKVVTTAAALEKGLYSSADEKTDSPLPYTLPDTTTELKNEGTIPCKNATLREALRVSCNTVFGKLGVDVGREDMLEEAKKFGFNAEQFIPVRSSASNFPEKMDRPQTALSSIGQFETATTPLQMAMVTAAIANDGKLMKPYMVDKLQAPNLDVIEQTDPEQMSEPLSEKNAQILQSMMETVVTDGTGKKGAINEDGVTVGGKTGTAQRGIDNSGNPYAWFISYAKLEDGSSPVAVAVVVEDEDAGNRQNITGGGLAAPIARDVMKAVIDSKK from the coding sequence ATGAACAAGCCCCTGCGCCGGATCGCACTCTTCTGCGGGCTACTCGTCCTCGCCCTGCTCGTCCGTGACAACTGGCTCCAGTACGTCATGGCCGAAGACCTCAAGAACGATCCCAAGAACCGCCGCGTCTCCATCGCCCGCTACGCCTCCCCACGCGGGGACATCATCGTCGACGGCAATCCCATCACCGGATCGACCAAGACGAGCGGCGACGGCTACAACGACTTCGAGTACAAGCGCACCTACAAGGACGGCCCGATGTGGGCCCCCGTCACGGGCTACGCCTCGCAGGCCTTCGGCGCCACCCAGCTGGAGAGCATCGATGACGGCATCCTCACCGGCAACGACGACCGGCTCTTCTTCCGCCGCACCCTCGACATGATCACCGGCAAGAAGCAGGAGGGCGGCAACGTCGTCACCACGCTCAACGCCGCCGCGCAGAAGGCCGCGTACAACGGTCTGGTCAAGCAGGGCAAGGGCGCCGTCGCCGCGATCGACCCCGAGACCGGCGCGATCCTGGCGCTGGCCTCCACGCCCTCCTACGACCCGTCGTCGTTCGCCGGGAACACCACCAAGGGCGACGGCGCGGCCTGGGAGAAGCTCCAGAAGAAGAACGACCCGGACAACCCGATGCTCAACCGGGCGCTGCGCGAGATCTACCCGCCCGGCTCCACCTTCAAGGTGGTCACCACGGCCGCGGCCCTGGAGAAGGGCCTCTACTCGTCCGCGGACGAGAAGACCGACTCGCCCCTGCCGTACACCCTGCCGGACACCACCACCGAGCTGAAGAACGAGGGGACCATCCCCTGCAAGAACGCGACCCTGCGCGAGGCGCTGCGCGTGTCCTGCAACACCGTCTTCGGCAAGCTGGGCGTCGACGTCGGCAGGGAGGACATGCTGGAGGAGGCCAAGAAGTTCGGCTTCAACGCCGAGCAGTTCATCCCGGTCCGCTCCAGCGCCTCCAACTTCCCCGAGAAGATGGACAGGCCGCAGACCGCGCTCAGCTCGATCGGCCAGTTCGAGACCGCCACGACGCCGCTGCAGATGGCCATGGTGACCGCGGCCATCGCCAACGACGGCAAGCTGATGAAGCCGTACATGGTCGACAAGCTCCAGGCGCCGAACCTCGACGTCATCGAGCAGACCGACCCGGAGCAGATGAGTGAGCCGCTGTCCGAGAAGAACGCCCAGATCCTTCAGTCGATGATGGAGACGGTCGTCACGGACGGCACCGGCAAGAAGGGTGCGATCAACGAGGACGGCGTCACCGTCGGCGGCAAGACCGGTACCGCCCAGCGCGGCATCGACAACAGCGGGAACCCGTACGCCTGGTTCATCTCGTACGCAAAGCTCGAAGACGGCAGCTCACCGGTCGCCGTCGCCGTGGTCGTCGAGGACGAGGACGCCGGCAACCGTCAGAACATCACCGGCGGCGGTCTCGCGGCACCGATTGCGAGGGACGTGATGAAGGCAGTCATCGACAGCAAGAAGTGA
- a CDS encoding FtsW/RodA/SpoVE family cell cycle protein, protein MSSTSNPSTHHTSTIGSIGTPSRRNTELALLVFAVLIPVFAYANVGLAINDSVPPGLLSYGLGLGLLAGVGHLVVRKFAPYADPLLLPLATLLNGLGLVAIWRLDQSKLLQSINQAGSAAPRQLLYTALGISLFVVVLIFLKDHRVLQRYTYISMAVALVLLVLPLVPGLGASVFGAKIWIKIPGLGTVQPGEFAKIVLAVFFAGYLMVKRDALALASRRFMGLYLPRGRDLGPILVVWFISILILVFETDLGTSLLFFGMFIIMLYVATERTSWIVFGLLMSGAGAVGVASFEPHVQQRVQAWLDPMREYTLSQSGAPGVHSEQSMQALWAFGSGGTLGTGLGQGHSDLIRFATNSDFILATFGEELGLAGVMAILLIYGLIVERGVRTALAARDPFGKLLAIGLSGAFALQVFVVSGGVMGLIPLTGMTMPFLASGGSSVLANWALIGILIRISDTARRPAPAPAPNPDAEMTQVVRPS, encoded by the coding sequence ATGAGCAGCACTTCCAACCCGTCGACGCACCACACGTCCACGATCGGCTCGATCGGAACACCGAGCCGACGTAACACCGAGCTCGCGCTGCTGGTGTTCGCCGTGCTCATCCCGGTGTTCGCCTACGCCAACGTCGGCCTGGCCATCAACGACTCGGTGCCGCCCGGCCTGCTGAGCTACGGCCTCGGTCTCGGCCTGCTCGCGGGCGTCGGCCATCTCGTCGTACGAAAGTTCGCGCCCTACGCGGACCCGCTGCTGCTGCCGCTGGCGACGCTGCTCAACGGGCTCGGTCTGGTCGCCATCTGGCGGCTCGACCAGTCCAAGCTGCTCCAGTCGATCAACCAGGCGGGCAGTGCCGCACCCCGTCAGTTGTTGTACACCGCGCTCGGCATCAGCCTGTTCGTCGTCGTGCTGATCTTCCTCAAGGACCACCGCGTCCTGCAGCGCTACACGTACATCTCCATGGCGGTGGCCCTCGTACTGCTCGTGCTGCCACTGGTGCCGGGCCTCGGAGCCAGCGTCTTCGGCGCCAAGATCTGGATCAAGATCCCGGGTCTGGGAACCGTCCAGCCCGGCGAGTTCGCGAAGATCGTCCTCGCGGTCTTCTTCGCCGGCTACCTCATGGTGAAGAGGGACGCGCTCGCGCTCGCCAGCCGCCGCTTCATGGGCCTGTACCTGCCACGCGGACGCGACCTCGGGCCGATCCTCGTCGTGTGGTTCATCTCGATCCTCATCCTGGTATTCGAGACCGACCTCGGTACGTCGCTGCTGTTCTTCGGAATGTTCATCATCATGCTGTACGTCGCCACCGAGCGCACCAGCTGGATCGTGTTCGGTCTGCTGATGTCCGGCGCCGGCGCGGTCGGTGTGGCTTCCTTCGAACCGCACGTCCAGCAGCGTGTCCAGGCCTGGCTCGACCCCATGCGCGAGTACACACTGAGCCAGTCCGGTGCCCCCGGCGTCCACTCCGAGCAGTCCATGCAGGCCCTGTGGGCCTTCGGCTCCGGCGGCACCCTCGGCACCGGACTCGGCCAGGGTCACTCCGACCTCATCCGGTTCGCCACCAACTCCGACTTCATCCTCGCCACGTTCGGCGAGGAGCTCGGCCTGGCCGGCGTCATGGCGATCCTGCTCATCTACGGACTGATCGTGGAGCGCGGCGTGCGCACCGCCCTCGCCGCCCGTGACCCCTTCGGAAAGCTCCTCGCCATCGGACTGTCCGGCGCTTTCGCACTCCAGGTGTTCGTCGTCTCCGGCGGCGTGATGGGCCTCATCCCGCTGACCGGTATGACTATGCCGTTCCTGGCGTCAGGCGGTTCCTCCGTCCTCGCCAACTGGGCCCTCATCGGCATCCTGATCCGCATCAGCGACACCGCGCGCCGCCCGGCCCCCGCTCCTGCCCCGAACCCCGACGCCGAGATGACCCAGGTGGTCCGCCCGTCATGA
- a CDS encoding Stp1/IreP family PP2C-type Ser/Thr phosphatase yields the protein MYPEPTGEVRMSLSLRFAAGSHKGMIREGNEDSGYAGPRLLAIADGMGGQAAGEVASSEVISTIVALDDDVPGSDILTSLGTAVQRANDQLRMMVEEDPQLEGMGTTLTALLWTGQRLGLVHVGDSRAYLLRDGVLTQITQDHTWVQRLVDEGRITEEEATTHPQRSLLMRALGSGDHVEPDLSIREVRAGDRYLICSDGLSGVVSHQTMEDTLASYQGPQETVQQLIELALRGGGPDNITVIVADVLDIDGGDTLAGQLSDTPVVVGAVAENQQQHQMHDDGAMQTPAGRASSLGRQVPGQGGGGEFGPPGSGDTTGYVPTGGFGGYSDDDFVKPRSRRKWLKRSLYTALALGVIGGGLYGGYRWTQTQYYVGSNDEHVALYQGISQDLAWVSLSKVEKDHPEIELKYLPPYQQKQVKATIAEGGLTDARSKIEELATQASACKKDADRREAESKQNSKTGEGEAGGVTGTTRTSAASKATPTPTPSGSGTTSPNPPKSTTAPTPTPGPSLSDEEQKLVSLCGKQ from the coding sequence ATGTACCCGGAGCCGACGGGCGAGGTGCGCATGAGTCTGTCACTGCGCTTCGCCGCCGGATCGCACAAAGGCATGATCCGCGAGGGCAATGAGGACTCCGGCTACGCCGGTCCGCGCCTGCTCGCGATCGCCGACGGAATGGGCGGCCAGGCCGCCGGCGAGGTCGCCTCCTCCGAGGTGATCTCCACCATCGTCGCGCTCGACGACGACGTACCCGGATCCGACATCCTCACCTCGCTCGGTACGGCGGTGCAGCGCGCCAACGACCAGCTCAGGATGATGGTCGAGGAGGACCCCCAGCTCGAAGGCATGGGGACCACCCTCACCGCGCTCCTGTGGACCGGGCAGCGGCTCGGCCTCGTACACGTCGGCGACTCCCGCGCGTACCTGCTGCGGGACGGCGTGCTGACGCAGATCACGCAGGACCACACGTGGGTGCAGCGCCTCGTCGACGAGGGCCGCATCACGGAGGAGGAGGCCACCACCCACCCGCAGCGCTCCCTGCTGATGCGCGCGCTGGGCAGTGGCGACCACGTCGAACCCGACCTCTCCATCCGCGAGGTCCGCGCCGGCGACCGGTACCTGATCTGCTCCGACGGGCTGTCCGGGGTCGTCTCCCATCAGACGATGGAGGACACCCTCGCCAGCTACCAGGGCCCGCAGGAGACGGTGCAGCAGCTCATCGAGCTCGCGCTGCGCGGCGGCGGCCCCGACAACATCACGGTCATCGTGGCCGACGTCCTCGACATCGACGGCGGGGACACCCTCGCGGGGCAGCTCTCCGACACCCCGGTCGTCGTGGGCGCGGTCGCCGAGAACCAGCAGCAGCACCAGATGCACGACGACGGCGCCATGCAGACGCCCGCGGGCCGCGCTTCCAGCCTCGGCCGGCAGGTGCCCGGACAGGGCGGCGGCGGCGAGTTCGGCCCGCCCGGCAGCGGCGACACCACCGGCTACGTACCCACCGGCGGCTTCGGCGGCTACTCGGACGACGACTTCGTCAAACCGCGCTCCAGGCGGAAGTGGCTGAAGAGATCTCTCTACACCGCACTCGCGCTCGGTGTCATCGGCGGCGGGCTGTACGGCGGCTACCGCTGGACGCAGACGCAGTACTACGTCGGCAGCAACGACGAGCACGTCGCGCTGTACCAGGGCATCAGCCAGGACCTGGCCTGGGTCTCGCTCTCGAAGGTGGAGAAGGACCACCCCGAGATCGAACTCAAGTACCTGCCGCCCTACCAGCAGAAGCAGGTCAAGGCCACGATCGCCGAAGGCGGTCTGACCGACGCCCGCTCGAAGATCGAGGAGCTGGCCACCCAGGCGTCGGCGTGCAAGAAGGACGCCGATCGCCGCGAGGCCGAGAGCAAGCAGAACTCGAAGACCGGTGAGGGGGAGGCGGGCGGCGTCACGGGAACCACACGGACCTCGGCCGCGTCCAAGGCGACACCGACGCCGACCCCGTCGGGATCCGGTACCACATCGCCCAACCCTCCCAAGTCCACGACCGCACCCACTCCCACACCCGGCCCCAGCCTCTCCGACGAAGAGCAGAAGCTGGTCTCGCTGTGCGGTAAGCAGTAA
- a CDS encoding FHA domain-containing protein encodes MSELTLTVMRLGFLAVLWLFVIVAVQVIRSDLFGTRVTQRGSRRDANRPQPAARQAAPPPQRQQAAPSSGGRQRRGAPTKLVVSEGILTGTTVALQGQTISLGRAHDSTIVLDDDYASSRHARIYPDRDGQWIVEDLGSTNGTYLDRTRLTTPTPIPLGAPIRIGKTVIELRK; translated from the coding sequence ATGTCAGAGCTGACCCTCACGGTCATGCGGCTGGGTTTCCTGGCCGTACTGTGGCTGTTCGTGATCGTGGCCGTGCAGGTCATCCGCAGCGACCTGTTCGGAACGCGTGTCACACAGCGCGGCTCGCGCCGGGACGCCAACCGGCCGCAGCCGGCCGCGCGCCAGGCCGCGCCGCCGCCGCAGCGCCAGCAGGCGGCACCGAGCAGCGGTGGCCGTCAGCGCCGCGGCGCCCCCACCAAACTGGTCGTCTCCGAGGGAATCCTCACGGGCACGACGGTCGCGCTGCAGGGCCAGACCATCTCGCTGGGCCGCGCGCACGACAGCACCATCGTGCTGGATGACGACTACGCGTCCAGCAGGCATGCCAGGATCTACCCCGACCGAGACGGCCAGTGGATCGTCGAGGATCTCGGGTCCACCAACGGCACGTATCTCGACCGGACCCGACTGACGACTCCCACGCCGATTCCGCTGGGCGCGCCGATCCGCATCGGCAAGACCGTCATCGAGCTGCGGAAGTAG
- a CDS encoding DUF3662 and FHA domain-containing protein — MGVLKKFEQRLEGLVNGTFAKVFKSEVQPVEIAGALQRECDNNATIWNRERTVVPNDFIVELSTPDFERLSPYSGQLGDELAGMVRDYAKQQRYTFMGPIKVHLEKADDLDTGLYRVRSRTLASSANQQATPERAPAGPPPAAARGGQPGGYGYPPAAAPPMPAAPPPGGRPGAAPAGQRPAAAPQPGGRTRHWIEINGTRHQISRPTLVLGRSTEADVRIDDPGVSRRHCEIRTGTPSTIQDLGSTNGIVVDGQHTTRATLRDGSRIVVGSTTIIYRQAEG; from the coding sequence ATGGGAGTCCTGAAGAAGTTCGAGCAACGTCTCGAAGGTCTGGTCAACGGCACCTTCGCCAAGGTGTTCAAGTCCGAGGTCCAGCCCGTGGAGATCGCGGGAGCACTCCAGCGCGAGTGCGACAACAACGCCACGATCTGGAACCGCGAGCGGACCGTCGTCCCGAACGACTTCATCGTGGAGCTGAGCACGCCGGACTTCGAGCGGCTCAGCCCGTACTCGGGCCAGCTCGGCGACGAGCTGGCCGGCATGGTGCGCGACTACGCCAAGCAGCAGCGCTACACGTTCATGGGCCCCATCAAGGTCCACCTGGAGAAGGCGGACGACCTCGACACCGGTCTGTACCGGGTCCGCAGCCGTACGCTCGCCTCCTCCGCCAACCAGCAGGCCACTCCAGAGCGCGCACCCGCGGGACCGCCACCCGCGGCAGCCCGCGGCGGCCAGCCGGGCGGCTACGGCTACCCGCCCGCGGCCGCTCCTCCCATGCCTGCCGCGCCGCCGCCCGGCGGCCGTCCGGGCGCCGCACCCGCGGGCCAACGGCCCGCCGCGGCCCCGCAGCCGGGTGGACGTACGCGGCACTGGATCGAGATCAACGGCACCCGCCATCAGATCTCCCGCCCGACGCTGGTGCTGGGCCGCAGCACCGAAGCCGACGTGCGGATCGACGACCCCGGCGTATCCCGCCGGCACTGTGAGATCCGGACCGGAACGCCCTCGACGATCCAGGATCTCGGGTCCACCAACGGCATCGTGGTGGACGGGCAGCACACCACCCGCGCTACGCTCCGCGACGGCTCGCGGATCGTCGTGGGCAGCACCACCATCATTTACCGGCAAGCCGAAGGGTGA
- a CDS encoding D-arabinono-1,4-lactone oxidase, producing MDTLSSNAPRRRANPNPTPNPTPKPDTWRNWAGNVTARPARVVSPASVEELRAVVRRAAEDGLPVKAVGSGHSFSTAAATDGVLIRPDRLSGIRTIDPKAGTVTVEAGTRLKTMNTALAQQGLSLTNMGDIMEQTAAGATSTGTHGTGRASGGIAAQIRGLELVTADGSLLKCSTTENPEVFAAARVGLGALGVVSALTFAVEPLFLLASHEEPMTFDTVTAAFDELHAHNDHFEFYWFPHTDNCNTLRNNRTVGPHAPLGRLKTWFEDEFLSNNVFQALNSVCRTIPATVPAIARITSRGLSARTYTDIPFKVFTSPRRVRMIEMEYAVPREAVLDVLRELKAMIERSDLRISFPVEVRTTPADDITLSTASGRDSAYIAVHVYRGMPYKQYFAEAERIFVAHEGRPHWGKLHTRNAACFADAYPRFDEFTALRNRLDPDRRFTNTYLRRVLGD from the coding sequence GTGGACACACTCTCCTCCAACGCGCCCCGGCGCAGAGCGAATCCGAACCCGACGCCGAACCCGACCCCGAAGCCGGACACCTGGCGGAACTGGGCCGGGAACGTCACCGCTCGCCCGGCCCGAGTCGTCTCCCCCGCCTCGGTGGAGGAGCTGCGCGCCGTCGTTCGCCGGGCGGCCGAGGACGGCCTGCCCGTGAAAGCGGTGGGCAGCGGCCACTCCTTCAGCACGGCCGCCGCGACCGACGGCGTACTGATTCGCCCCGACCGACTCAGCGGCATTCGTACGATCGACCCGAAGGCCGGCACCGTCACCGTCGAGGCGGGTACGCGGCTCAAGACGATGAACACGGCTCTGGCCCAACAGGGCCTGTCGCTCACGAACATGGGCGACATCATGGAACAGACAGCGGCCGGCGCCACCAGCACGGGCACCCACGGCACAGGGCGCGCATCGGGTGGGATCGCGGCGCAGATCCGTGGCCTGGAGCTGGTGACGGCGGACGGATCGCTGCTGAAGTGCTCTACGACGGAGAACCCGGAGGTCTTCGCCGCGGCGCGCGTCGGACTCGGCGCCCTGGGCGTCGTCAGCGCCCTCACCTTCGCCGTCGAACCACTCTTCCTCCTCGCCTCCCACGAGGAACCGATGACGTTCGACACGGTCACCGCGGCCTTCGACGAACTCCACGCGCACAACGACCACTTCGAGTTCTACTGGTTCCCGCACACGGACAACTGCAACACCCTGCGCAACAACCGGACCGTCGGCCCCCACGCCCCACTGGGCCGACTCAAGACATGGTTCGAGGACGAATTCCTCTCCAACAACGTCTTCCAGGCACTCAATTCCGTATGCCGAACCATCCCCGCCACCGTCCCGGCGATCGCGCGGATCACCAGCCGCGGCCTCTCGGCCAGGACGTACACGGACATCCCTTTCAAGGTCTTCACCAGCCCGCGCCGCGTCCGGATGATCGAGATGGAGTACGCCGTCCCGCGCGAGGCCGTCCTCGACGTCCTCCGCGAACTCAAGGCCATGATCGAGCGCTCGGATCTGCGCATCAGCTTCCCGGTCGAGGTCCGCACCACACCCGCCGACGACATCACCCTCTCCACGGCAAGCGGACGCGACAGCGCCTACATCGCCGTCCACGTCTACCGGGGCATGCCGTACAAGCAGTACTTCGCGGAAGCGGAGCGCATCTTCGTCGCGCACGAGGGACGCCCGCACTGGGGCAAGCTCCACACCCGGAACGCCGCCTGCTTCGCGGACGCCTACCCCCGCTTCGACGAGTTCACGGCACTGCGCAACCGCCTCGACCCCGACCGACGCTTCACCAACACGTACCTCCGCAGGGTGCTGGGCGACTGA